One Deinococcus grandis DNA window includes the following coding sequences:
- a CDS encoding sporulation protein — MGFLKKMMAAIGVGGARVDAQVHTPAVRIGDSVTGVLVVQGGNLDQRIERVNLGLATRYKSDDSYVSHQLSKFQVIPTFELRAGERREFPFSIPVEAGTPLSLPGTQLWLATDMDIAGAVDPGDQDHLQILPSREMEVLFQGAQRLGFQLSGSEIEYHHGRIVQEISFRPPHGQYRIAEIELMLFPQAGGLDVILEVDRRATGVASLFTSELEQRGRWHLSAATLAAGPDAVARELEARIRALL; from the coding sequence ATGGGATTCCTCAAGAAGATGATGGCCGCCATCGGCGTCGGCGGCGCGCGAGTCGACGCCCAGGTCCACACCCCCGCCGTGCGCATCGGCGACAGCGTCACCGGCGTGCTGGTCGTGCAGGGCGGCAACCTCGACCAGCGCATCGAACGCGTGAACCTCGGCCTCGCCACCCGCTATAAAAGCGACGACAGCTACGTCTCGCACCAGCTGAGCAAGTTCCAGGTGATCCCCACCTTCGAGCTGCGCGCCGGGGAACGCCGCGAATTCCCCTTCAGCATCCCCGTCGAGGCGGGCACGCCCCTGTCGCTGCCCGGCACGCAACTGTGGCTCGCGACCGACATGGACATCGCGGGCGCCGTGGACCCCGGTGACCAGGACCACCTCCAGATCCTGCCCAGCCGCGAGATGGAGGTGCTGTTCCAGGGCGCGCAGCGCCTGGGCTTCCAGCTGAGCGGCAGCGAGATCGAGTACCACCACGGCCGCATCGTGCAGGAGATCAGCTTCCGCCCCCCGCACGGCCAGTACCGCATCGCCGAGATCGAGCTGATGCTCTTCCCGCAGGCAGGCGGCCTGGACGTCATCCTGGAAGTGGACCGCCGCGCCACGGGCGTCGCCAGCCTGTTCACCAGCGAGTTAGAACAGCGCGGCCGCTGGCACCTGAGCGCCGCCACGCTGGCCGCCGGGCCGGACGCCGTCGCCCGGGAACTCGAAGCCCGCATCCGCGCACTGCTGTAA
- a CDS encoding RsmB/NOP family class I SAM-dependent RNA methyltransferase codes for MDAGAFAAPTLDAALQEARLPARDAGLATHVVYGALRHAPSLTRALDARLTGETHPKTRAVLLAGAFERLFLGTPPHAVVSEYVNLARGARLAPPGLVNAVLRRLESLSPDEVIPDEMPAWLADVYRRAYGQQAPDVLADLLEPQPLWLSLSDAGVRALEDEGSVLEGTVQGVDRVALDRPLRQTAAFQQGQAQPINPASLACVDALGDVQGARVLDLAGGAGVKAAMLATRGAQVTSVDVVARKHDLARANLKRLGLTGQFITHDLTQPLTTEPAPAVLLDAPCTGSGTLRSHPEIKLRLTPDAVQDMAGLQARMLPNAAALVQPGGTLVYSVCSVTPQEGPEVVQAFLDTHPEFTPQAVPQLEVPTVPAGPGVLTVPVDGVDGFFIARLQRQA; via the coding sequence ATGGACGCCGGAGCGTTCGCCGCGCCCACCCTGGACGCCGCGCTGCAGGAAGCGCGCCTGCCCGCCCGTGACGCGGGACTCGCCACGCACGTCGTGTACGGCGCGCTGCGGCACGCGCCCAGCCTCACGCGGGCGCTCGACGCGCGCCTGACCGGTGAGACCCACCCGAAGACCCGCGCGGTGCTGCTGGCCGGGGCGTTCGAGCGGCTGTTCCTGGGCACCCCGCCCCACGCGGTGGTCAGCGAGTACGTGAACCTCGCGCGCGGCGCGCGACTGGCGCCCCCCGGACTGGTGAACGCCGTGCTGCGCCGCCTGGAAAGCCTGAGCCCCGACGAGGTCATCCCGGACGAGATGCCCGCGTGGCTGGCGGACGTGTACCGCCGCGCGTACGGGCAGCAGGCCCCGGACGTGCTCGCGGACCTGCTGGAGCCGCAGCCGCTGTGGTTGAGCCTGAGCGACGCGGGCGTCCGCGCGCTGGAGGACGAGGGCAGCGTCCTCGAGGGCACCGTGCAGGGCGTGGACCGCGTCGCGCTGGACCGCCCGCTGCGGCAGACCGCTGCGTTCCAGCAGGGGCAGGCGCAGCCGATCAACCCGGCCAGCCTCGCCTGCGTGGACGCGCTGGGGGACGTGCAGGGCGCGCGGGTGCTGGACTTGGCGGGCGGGGCGGGCGTGAAGGCCGCGATGCTCGCCACGCGCGGCGCGCAGGTCACCAGCGTGGACGTCGTGGCCCGCAAGCACGACCTCGCCCGCGCGAACCTGAAGCGCCTGGGCCTGACGGGGCAGTTCATCACGCACGACCTGACCCAGCCGCTGACCACCGAACCCGCGCCTGCCGTGCTGCTGGACGCGCCCTGCACCGGCAGCGGCACGCTGCGCAGCCACCCGGAGATCAAGCTGCGCCTCACGCCGGACGCCGTGCAGGACATGGCCGGGCTTCAGGCGCGGATGCTGCCGAACGCCGCGGCGCTCGTGCAGCCCGGCGGGACGCTGGTGTACTCGGTGTGCTCGGTCACGCCGCAGGAAGGGCCGGAGGTCGTGCAGGCGTTCCTGGACACCCACCCGGAGTTCACGCCGCAGGCCGTTCCGCAGCTGGAGGTCCCGACCGTGCCCGCCGGGCCGGGCGTGCTGACCGTGCCGGTGGACGGGGTGGACGGGTTCTTCATCGCCCGCCTGCAGCGACAGGCCTGA
- a CDS encoding MFS transporter, protein MSSAAPSPAQANTGRTKLILFLTIFIAMLGLSVLFPIIAPLGRQLSLTETQTGWFSTGYSLMQFVFSPVWGGRSERVGRKPVLLMGLVGFSISFGLFGVLAQAGLNGALGGTLLFTLLVASRVIGGMLSSATLPTAQAMMADLSSKEDRAASLGLIGAAFGLGVVFGPAIGAALSGISLTAPVFFSAALGLVTALVAWRTLPETRVSGANVAAKGSRRALLSQPTVLLLLAVSALSTLASVGMEQTIGFYVQDTLRLTPEGAARTVGIMLTLFGFVAALVQGGAIRPLAKKLPTTPLVSAGLLIMGVGMLLVPAAQAFWPITLALAVVGIGSAILSPSLSAGLSLSAGEDLQGTVAGLNSSALALGRMAGPLISTGLYQTVSHAAPYVLSGSVLLALLAIMLLVRPKVQPAAA, encoded by the coding sequence ATGTCGTCCGCCGCCCCCTCCCCCGCCCAGGCCAACACCGGGCGAACAAAGCTGATCCTGTTCCTGACCATCTTCATCGCCATGCTGGGCCTGAGCGTCCTGTTCCCGATCATCGCGCCGCTGGGCCGCCAGCTCAGCCTGACCGAGACGCAGACCGGCTGGTTCTCCACCGGCTACTCGTTGATGCAGTTCGTCTTCTCGCCCGTCTGGGGGGGCCGCAGCGAACGCGTGGGCCGTAAACCCGTCCTGCTGATGGGCCTCGTGGGCTTCTCGATCAGCTTCGGGCTGTTCGGCGTGCTCGCCCAGGCGGGTCTGAACGGCGCGCTGGGCGGCACCCTGCTGTTCACGCTGCTTGTCGCCTCGCGCGTGATCGGCGGGATGCTCTCCAGCGCCACGCTGCCCACCGCGCAGGCCATGATGGCCGACCTGAGCAGCAAGGAGGACCGCGCCGCCAGCCTGGGCCTGATCGGCGCGGCGTTCGGGCTGGGCGTCGTGTTCGGCCCCGCCATCGGCGCGGCCCTGAGTGGCATCAGCCTGACCGCCCCGGTATTCTTCAGCGCCGCGCTGGGCCTGGTCACCGCACTCGTCGCGTGGCGTACCCTGCCCGAAACGCGCGTCAGCGGCGCGAACGTCGCCGCGAAGGGCAGCCGCCGCGCGCTGCTCTCGCAACCCACCGTGCTCCTGCTGCTGGCCGTCAGCGCACTGTCCACCCTGGCGAGCGTCGGCATGGAACAGACCATCGGCTTCTACGTGCAGGACACCCTCCGCCTGACGCCCGAGGGCGCGGCGCGCACCGTGGGCATCATGCTGACCCTGTTCGGCTTCGTCGCGGCGCTCGTGCAGGGCGGCGCGATCCGCCCCCTGGCGAAGAAACTCCCCACCACGCCCCTGGTATCGGCGGGCCTGCTGATCATGGGCGTGGGCATGCTGCTCGTGCCCGCCGCGCAGGCCTTCTGGCCGATCACGCTGGCCCTGGCGGTCGTGGGCATCGGCAGCGCCATCCTGAGCCCCAGCCTCAGCGCGGGCCTGAGCCTCTCGGCGGGTGAGGACCTCCAGGGCACCGTCGCGGGCCTGAACAGCAGCGCGCTGGCCCTGGGCCGCATGGCGGGCCCGCTCATCAGCACCGGGCTGTACCAGACGGTCAGCCACGCCGCGCCGTACGTCCTGAGCGGTAGCGTCCTGCTGGCCCTGCTGGCCATCATGCTGCTGGTCCGCCCGAAGGTGCAGCCCGCCGCCGCCTGA
- a CDS encoding sugar ABC transporter substrate-binding protein → MKKALTILSLALLGQASAATITVWTHFGDSELAWLRSQAANFKAKTGNTVNIVSVPFGEMTDKFIQSAPKGQGPDLLTTQPHDRLGQLAAAGVIEPMDKFVTSRTDLDKTALNAMTYQGKLFGIPMFAEAVAVVYNKALVPSAPTSWNAFLAAAQKNTGSGKFGYLADLSNAYMQYGIVSAYGGYVFKNNGGTLNVKDVGLANAGADKASAFLNDLRYKYNLVPEGVNGDAAKSAFVQGRLGMFLTGPWDMGDIKKANINYGIIPFPTPPGASGKWSPFVGVQGTMLNSYSKNKAVAAQFAKQISSSDAQVAFNKAGGRIPASLSARTKLKADPVVQGFGKTISMGTPMPNVPQMGAVWGPWSNAIAQSVQKPNQNYGQILDKAVQEINSSIK, encoded by the coding sequence ATGAAAAAAGCTCTGACCATCCTGTCTCTCGCGCTGCTCGGCCAGGCCAGCGCCGCCACCATCACCGTGTGGACCCACTTCGGCGACAGCGAACTGGCGTGGCTGCGCAGCCAGGCCGCCAACTTCAAGGCCAAGACCGGCAACACCGTGAACATCGTCAGCGTGCCCTTCGGCGAGATGACCGACAAGTTCATCCAGAGCGCCCCCAAGGGCCAGGGCCCCGACCTGCTGACCACCCAGCCGCACGACCGCCTCGGCCAGCTGGCCGCCGCCGGCGTCATCGAGCCCATGGACAAGTTCGTCACCAGCCGCACCGATCTCGACAAGACCGCCCTGAACGCCATGACCTACCAGGGCAAGCTGTTCGGCATCCCCATGTTCGCCGAAGCGGTCGCCGTCGTGTACAACAAGGCCCTGGTCCCCAGCGCCCCCACCAGCTGGAACGCCTTCCTGGCCGCCGCGCAGAAGAACACCGGCAGCGGCAAGTTCGGGTACCTCGCTGACCTCAGCAACGCCTACATGCAGTACGGCATCGTCAGCGCGTACGGCGGCTACGTCTTCAAGAACAACGGCGGCACCCTGAACGTCAAGGACGTGGGCCTCGCCAACGCCGGCGCCGACAAGGCCAGCGCGTTCCTGAACGACCTGCGCTACAAGTACAACCTCGTGCCCGAAGGCGTGAACGGCGACGCCGCCAAGAGCGCCTTCGTGCAGGGCCGCCTCGGCATGTTCCTCACCGGTCCCTGGGACATGGGCGACATCAAGAAAGCCAACATCAACTACGGCATCATCCCCTTCCCGACCCCTCCCGGCGCCAGCGGCAAGTGGAGCCCCTTCGTGGGCGTGCAGGGCACCATGCTGAACAGCTACAGCAAGAACAAGGCGGTCGCCGCCCAGTTCGCCAAGCAGATCAGCTCCTCTGACGCGCAGGTCGCGTTCAACAAGGCCGGCGGCCGCATCCCCGCCAGCCTCAGCGCTCGCACCAAACTGAAGGCCGACCCCGTCGTGCAGGGCTTCGGCAAGACCATCAGCATGGGCACCCCCATGCCCAACGTGCCCCAGATGGGCGCCGTGTGGGGCCCCTGGAGCAACGCCATCGCGCAGAGCGTCCAGAAGCCCAACCAGAACTACGGCCAGATCCTCGACAAGGCCGTGCAGGAAATCAACAGCAGCATCAAGTAA
- a CDS encoding ABC transporter permease subunit, whose protein sequence is MTTLSPPRARTTVPPQGTRGILLALLILAALMGASVLIGWLLATLTAQVVPGAPAYLLLVFTLLSLLVLAPLTHRAFPWITNWFYLLPALVFILAFTVLPVVLTVNYAFTNYSGQNSGNPDSAARQPATLSADRRTVTLSGLEGSARDYLTCRNDTCAGATMVLYDEDASVPYRVKVASAQGNTFTLTAPAPQNVEVAQATRINKISYVGLANFQEIFGKASRALWPVFLWTVIFAFSTIVLNSLAGLILGILLYNKRLKGRNVYRTLLFLPWAIPTVISVQMWVALFNQQFGIVNKTLGLLGIVAIPWLNDPLWAKISILLVNLWLGFPYMMTATISALSTINDDLYEAAEIDGASRWQQITGITLPLLRNSFTPILLSGFAFNFNNFGIIYLLTAGGPAQEGRESTAQSTDILLSWGYNTAFVSAGGQNFALASAIALIIFFLTLAISIVNFKAAGVFEEARK, encoded by the coding sequence ATGACCACCCTGTCCCCACCCCGCGCCCGCACGACCGTCCCACCACAGGGCACGCGCGGCATCCTGCTGGCCCTGCTGATCCTGGCCGCCCTGATGGGCGCGTCCGTCCTGATCGGCTGGCTGCTGGCCACCCTGACCGCCCAGGTCGTCCCCGGCGCGCCCGCGTACCTGCTGCTGGTGTTCACGCTGCTGTCCCTGCTCGTGCTGGCCCCCCTGACCCACCGCGCGTTCCCGTGGATCACGAACTGGTTCTACCTGCTGCCCGCCCTGGTGTTCATCCTGGCCTTCACGGTGCTGCCGGTCGTGCTGACCGTGAACTACGCCTTCACGAACTACAGCGGGCAGAACAGCGGCAACCCCGACAGCGCCGCCCGCCAGCCCGCCACGCTCAGCGCCGATCGCCGCACCGTCACCCTGAGCGGACTGGAAGGCAGCGCCAGGGACTACCTGACCTGCCGCAACGACACCTGCGCCGGGGCCACCATGGTCCTGTACGACGAGGACGCCAGCGTCCCGTACCGCGTGAAGGTCGCGTCCGCGCAGGGCAACACCTTCACCCTGACCGCGCCCGCCCCGCAGAACGTGGAGGTCGCGCAGGCCACCCGCATCAACAAGATCAGCTACGTGGGCCTCGCGAACTTCCAGGAGATCTTCGGGAAGGCCAGCCGCGCCCTGTGGCCCGTGTTCCTGTGGACGGTCATCTTCGCGTTCAGCACCATCGTCCTGAACTCCCTCGCGGGCCTGATCCTGGGCATCCTGCTGTACAACAAGCGCCTCAAGGGCCGCAACGTGTACCGCACGCTGCTGTTCCTGCCCTGGGCGATTCCCACCGTGATCAGCGTGCAGATGTGGGTCGCGCTGTTCAACCAGCAGTTCGGCATCGTGAACAAGACCCTGGGCCTGCTGGGCATCGTCGCGATTCCCTGGCTGAACGACCCGCTGTGGGCGAAGATCAGCATCCTGCTCGTGAACCTGTGGCTGGGCTTCCCGTACATGATGACCGCCACCATCAGCGCCCTGAGCACCATCAACGACGACCTGTACGAGGCCGCCGAGATCGACGGCGCCAGCCGCTGGCAGCAGATCACGGGCATCACCCTGCCGCTGCTGCGCAACTCGTTCACGCCGATCCTGCTCTCGGGCTTCGCGTTCAACTTCAACAACTTCGGCATCATCTATCTGCTTACGGCGGGCGGTCCCGCCCAGGAAGGCCGTGAAAGCACCGCGCAGAGCACCGACATCCTGCTCTCGTGGGGGTACAACACCGCGTTCGTGTCCGCCGGAGGGCAGAACTTCGCGCTGGCCAGCGCCATCGCGCTGATCATCTTCTTCCTGACCCTGGCGATCAGCATCGTGAACTTCAAGGCTGCCGGCGTGTTCGAGGAGGCCCGCAAATGA